A stretch of the Tautonia marina genome encodes the following:
- a CDS encoding ComF family protein, producing MDDRTSLPIDLPGFRIVPHRLTEAVGDLAFPGDCLICDSWIEDTRAGLCLDCRDELLDAAGPACRRCALPVGPFATRETSCGDCSGRRYGFDAALAIGPYHGPIRHLCLRLKSARGAWLAPRLIDALVEARAEELAYAGARAVVPVPLYPWRHWRRRYNQAEALAQALADRLDLPMVRALRRVRPTSALWRVGRVERHRQMQGVFRADGRRVASMVGAPVLLVDDILTTGATCSAASRALKRAGVGSVMAVVIGRAERKG from the coding sequence ATGGACGATCGAACCTCACTGCCGATCGACCTGCCAGGGTTTCGAATCGTCCCCCATCGGCTTACCGAGGCGGTCGGCGATCTGGCCTTTCCGGGCGATTGCCTCATCTGCGACTCCTGGATCGAGGACACCCGCGCCGGGCTCTGCCTCGACTGCCGCGACGAGCTGCTCGACGCCGCCGGCCCCGCCTGCCGCCGCTGTGCTCTGCCGGTCGGCCCCTTCGCCACGCGAGAGACCAGCTGCGGCGACTGCTCGGGCCGTCGCTACGGGTTTGACGCCGCTCTGGCGATCGGGCCGTACCACGGGCCGATCCGCCACCTTTGCCTCCGCCTCAAGTCGGCCCGAGGTGCCTGGCTCGCCCCCCGGCTCATCGACGCGCTGGTCGAGGCTCGGGCCGAGGAGCTGGCGTACGCAGGGGCTCGGGCGGTCGTGCCGGTCCCGCTCTACCCGTGGCGGCACTGGCGGCGCCGGTACAATCAGGCCGAGGCACTGGCCCAGGCCCTCGCCGATCGGCTCGATCTGCCGATGGTCCGCGCCTTGCGGCGCGTTCGGCCGACCTCGGCCCTCTGGCGCGTCGGCCGGGTCGAGCGGCACCGGCAGATGCAGGGGGTCTTTCGGGCGGATGGGCGTCGCGTGGCCTCGATGGTCGGCGCGCCGGTCTTGCTGGTCGATGACATCCTGACGACCGGCGCCACCTGCTCCGCCGCCAGTCGGGCCTTGAAGCGAGCGGGTGTCGGTTCGGTAATGGCCGTTGTGATCGGTCGGGCCGAGAGGAAAGGGTGA